A single region of the Salipaludibacillus sp. LMS25 genome encodes:
- the nikC gene encoding nickel transporter permease, protein MKRFAVRLPKKRKQKIQLGITLTFFVLIALSIMYAFLILKHDPYVTNLSSRLENMSLFHPLGTDYLGRDVLTRLLLGGQQTIGYSFLALFAAVVIGVPVGIFAGYKRGIIDRVFMRIADGFLAFPETIVAIVLVGLLGPSISNLILAIILVKWVNYARLVRSTVLVEAQKDYILVARINGLSSRKMMTKHLFPHIIGHVLVMASLDLGKIILLISAFSYIGLGAQPPMPEWGAMLNDSRPYFESMPQLMVYPGLAIVFVVLLTNMVGDYLRDRFDVKKEVRS, encoded by the coding sequence CGCTGTACGTTTGCCGAAAAAAAGAAAACAAAAGATACAATTAGGCATTACGCTTACCTTTTTTGTTCTAATAGCCCTCAGCATCATGTATGCTTTTTTGATCTTAAAACATGACCCTTATGTAACAAATTTAAGTAGCAGGCTTGAAAATATGAGTTTGTTCCATCCACTTGGTACAGACTATTTAGGGAGGGACGTGTTAACACGGCTTTTACTTGGAGGTCAACAAACGATCGGTTACAGTTTCTTGGCCTTATTTGCAGCTGTTGTTATCGGGGTGCCTGTCGGTATTTTTGCAGGTTATAAACGCGGTATCATCGACCGAGTGTTTATGAGAATAGCAGATGGTTTTTTAGCATTTCCTGAAACGATCGTTGCTATTGTATTAGTCGGTTTACTAGGTCCTAGTATAAGCAATTTAATTCTCGCTATTATTCTCGTGAAGTGGGTTAATTACGCACGATTAGTCAGGAGTACGGTATTAGTAGAAGCACAAAAAGACTACATATTAGTTGCTCGCATTAATGGCTTATCATCAAGAAAAATGATGACAAAACATCTATTCCCTCATATTATTGGGCATGTATTGGTTATGGCAAGTCTTGATTTAGGAAAAATTATTCTTCTGATCTCTGCTTTTTCATATATCGGGCTAGGAGCCCAACCTCCGATGCCTGAATGGGGAGCGATGTTAAATGATTCACGCCCTTACTTTGAGTCCATGCCTCAATTGATGGTTTACCCGGGGCTTGCCATTGTTTTTGTTGTCCTTTTGACGAATATGGTAGGAGATTATTTGAGAGATCGCTTTGATGTGAAGAAAGAGGTGCGATCATGA
- a CDS encoding ABC transporter ATP-binding protein has protein sequence MILSLNDVTIRSQNKTIVDQASVSIREGDWYALVGQSGSGKSLLSQSIGQILPSHLHVEGSAFFKQQNLFTLSAKEMRRVRGKKISYIFQDYQGSFTPFRKIGQHFDEYLHVHGFTSKKGRYAQAIEALNAVGLDDILYDRYPFQLSGGQLQRVAIALALLLSPELVIADEITTALDSVSGHRVLQMLAKRQKETGCSILFITHDWRHVRRYANRLAIMKEGKIVESGGKHRILDHPQHEYTKQLIKAAPILSKGLRSGLDKEKEG, from the coding sequence ATGATTCTATCCCTTAATGACGTGACGATTCGCAGTCAAAATAAAACGATCGTTGATCAAGCATCCGTGTCTATTCGAGAAGGAGATTGGTATGCCTTAGTAGGACAAAGCGGAAGCGGTAAAAGTCTCCTTTCCCAAAGCATTGGCCAAATACTTCCTTCACATTTACACGTGGAGGGGAGCGCCTTTTTCAAACAACAAAATTTGTTTACATTATCAGCTAAAGAGATGCGACGTGTGCGGGGAAAAAAAATCTCGTATATTTTTCAAGACTATCAAGGATCGTTTACCCCTTTTCGAAAAATTGGTCAGCATTTTGATGAATATTTACACGTTCATGGTTTTACGTCTAAAAAAGGGCGTTATGCTCAAGCTATAGAGGCTCTTAATGCCGTTGGATTAGATGACATTTTGTATGATCGGTATCCTTTTCAGCTCAGTGGTGGACAACTACAAAGAGTGGCTATTGCGCTGGCACTGCTATTATCACCCGAACTCGTCATTGCCGACGAAATCACAACAGCCCTTGACAGCGTCTCGGGGCATCGCGTCTTGCAAATGCTAGCCAAGCGGCAAAAAGAAACAGGATGTTCGATTTTATTTATTACCCATGATTGGCGACATGTTAGACGCTATGCCAACCGTCTAGCAATCATGAAGGAAGGGAAAATCGTTGAATCAGGGGGGAAACATCGGATTCTTGATCATCCCCAACATGAGTACACAAAACAATTAATCAAAGCAGCCCCTATTTTAAGTAAAGGACTTCGGTCTGGTTTGGATAAGGAGAAAGAAGGATGA
- a CDS encoding ABC transporter ATP-binding protein: MTMLSVEGLTKTYHGETPAISNITFDLNKGECLALVGESGSGKSTLARCLLRIEAIDSGKISFNGIAIEKLTERQLKPFRKKIQVVFQNPSAALNPKLKIKDSLIDPYAQYKREVTLSHFSNGSKTSYIKQLLEAVELSTSLADRYPHELSGGQRQRVTIARAISIEPELIILDEPTASLDVISQDAILTLLTDLRKNLNLSYLFISHDLAAVNRISQRIMVMKKGEIVDQFDQKELFAKDRHPYTQELVSIF; encoded by the coding sequence ATGACGATGCTCAGTGTTGAAGGATTAACAAAAACATATCATGGTGAAACCCCTGCTATTTCTAATATAACGTTTGATTTAAATAAAGGGGAGTGTCTAGCCCTCGTGGGAGAAAGCGGTTCTGGTAAAAGTACGTTAGCACGTTGCTTGCTTCGCATTGAAGCGATTGACAGCGGTAAAATCAGTTTTAATGGCATTGCAATTGAAAAACTAACGGAACGTCAACTTAAACCGTTTCGAAAAAAGATTCAAGTTGTTTTTCAAAATCCGTCCGCTGCTCTGAACCCAAAGCTTAAAATTAAAGACTCTCTTATTGATCCCTATGCGCAATATAAAAGGGAAGTAACCCTTTCTCACTTTTCGAATGGCTCTAAGACGTCGTATATTAAGCAGTTGTTAGAAGCGGTTGAGCTGTCAACGTCTTTAGCCGATCGTTATCCACATGAATTAAGTGGAGGGCAACGTCAACGCGTGACAATTGCCCGGGCAATAAGTATTGAACCAGAGCTTATCATTCTTGATGAGCCTACGGCAAGCTTAGATGTCATTTCTCAGGATGCCATTCTTACGTTATTGACAGACCTTCGGAAAAACTTAAATCTCTCTTATTTATTTATCTCACATGATTTAGCAGCTGTTAATCGAATAAGTCAGCGGATTATGGTGATGAAAAAAGGAGAGATTGTTGATCAATTTGATCAGAAAGAGTTATTTGCTAAGGATCGACATCCGTATACACAGGAACTGGTGTCGATTTTTTAA
- a CDS encoding BglG family transcription antiterminator: protein MLDQRTYQFLERIMMYNHITMPEVMMELNLSERQCHYLLEKANSMLTNFDLPSIEMKNQMLMVDEKVKGFTKIGVPLNVKGRTLIISEEDRPLIIYLYTFIKEDVVSSYHYQLLLKVSKNTALADVKKTKEICQAWHVQLVYKRMDGYVLEGDEMDKRRFAIYCIDYLLSQPLGKEIMVMTLKSWDKEQEIIDTQMIIEDFLKSKALQLVKSRKVEMIYHLIFMRARHQSHDLQFTDTERDMIEKQQLFQYAYELTQKLFSKGYEKETYFTAIQLLTSQEEVLSQDHTSLQRLAKEIINEFEKNTLLPIKNKAYLINSLFNHLVPTYFRITFEMPLINPMTERIKEEYKELFQFVKRSLRPLSIWTEKPISEAEIGYFTLHFGGYLEKYREVKSKQIRALIVCSNGISSSIMLRAQLSAMFPTIHFTHTHAAENIQSISPSSYDVIFSTVQLTSVKPLFIVKPLLSLVEKNHLIQAVFEEFPELNEGHISVDQIMSIIRRHTDIKNEKRLISELVDVMYFKNIEKRWEKPMLSDLLTEEMIHFTNEQLDWKAAIHQAAEPLVRTNKVEKRYVAAMIQNVEEVGTYIYIGKGIAIPHARPDAGVNEVGMSFLRTRKPVLLLDHEDYPVDLIICLAAIDNEAHLKALAHLTKLLGNESTLQAIKNTGSAQQIMNIIKEGEDLS from the coding sequence TTGTTAGATCAAAGAACCTATCAATTTCTCGAGAGAATCATGATGTATAACCACATTACAATGCCAGAGGTCATGATGGAGCTAAATTTGTCAGAAAGACAATGTCATTACCTTTTAGAAAAGGCCAATAGCATGCTAACGAACTTTGATCTTCCCTCTATAGAAATGAAAAACCAAATGCTTATGGTAGATGAAAAAGTTAAAGGATTTACAAAAATAGGGGTACCTTTGAATGTGAAGGGAAGAACTCTCATTATTTCTGAGGAAGATCGTCCTCTCATTATTTATTTATATACCTTCATTAAAGAGGACGTTGTTTCAAGTTATCATTACCAACTCTTACTTAAGGTAAGTAAAAACACAGCTCTAGCAGATGTGAAAAAAACGAAGGAAATCTGCCAAGCATGGCATGTTCAACTTGTTTACAAGAGAATGGATGGTTATGTCTTAGAAGGAGATGAAATGGATAAACGGAGATTTGCGATTTACTGCATTGATTATTTGCTGTCGCAGCCTCTAGGAAAAGAGATTATGGTTATGACTTTAAAGTCATGGGACAAAGAACAAGAGATAATTGACACACAAATGATTATTGAAGATTTCCTTAAAAGTAAGGCACTTCAACTTGTTAAAAGCAGGAAAGTAGAAATGATCTACCACCTTATTTTCATGAGAGCACGTCATCAAAGTCATGATCTTCAATTTACAGATACTGAAAGAGACATGATTGAGAAACAACAGTTATTTCAATATGCCTATGAGTTGACTCAGAAGTTATTTTCAAAAGGCTATGAGAAAGAAACGTATTTTACAGCTATTCAGTTATTAACATCACAAGAGGAAGTGTTGAGTCAAGATCACACATCATTACAAAGACTGGCTAAAGAGATCATTAATGAATTTGAAAAAAATACGTTATTACCTATCAAAAATAAAGCCTATTTGATTAATAGTTTATTCAATCATCTCGTCCCTACTTATTTTCGAATTACTTTTGAGATGCCACTAATTAACCCCATGACGGAGAGGATTAAGGAAGAATACAAGGAGCTGTTCCAATTTGTTAAGCGCTCATTGCGACCTCTCTCTATTTGGACAGAAAAGCCAATCAGTGAAGCAGAAATCGGCTATTTTACGCTTCATTTCGGTGGATATTTAGAGAAGTATAGAGAGGTCAAATCCAAGCAGATAAGGGCGTTGATTGTATGTTCTAATGGGATCAGTTCATCGATCATGCTGAGGGCGCAATTGAGTGCCATGTTCCCTACCATTCATTTTACGCATACCCATGCTGCGGAAAATATTCAAAGCATATCACCTTCAAGCTATGATGTCATTTTTTCGACAGTTCAGCTAACATCGGTCAAACCTTTATTTATAGTCAAACCATTATTATCTCTTGTGGAAAAGAATCACTTAATTCAAGCTGTGTTTGAAGAATTCCCTGAATTAAATGAGGGACATATCTCTGTAGATCAGATCATGTCAATTATTAGAAGACATACGGATATCAAAAATGAAAAGAGATTGATCTCCGAATTAGTAGATGTTATGTACTTTAAGAACATAGAAAAAAGGTGGGAAAAGCCAATGCTTTCGGACTTATTAACGGAAGAGATGATTCATTTTACAAATGAGCAACTTGATTGGAAGGCGGCTATTCATCAGGCGGCCGAACCATTAGTGAGAACAAATAAAGTAGAGAAGCGCTACGTAGCAGCCATGATTCAAAATGTAGAGGAGGTGGGCACCTATATTTATATTGGGAAAGGAATAGCTATACCACATGCAAGGCCAGATGCCGGAGTTAATGAGGTAGGAATGTCCTTTCTAAGAACGAGAAAACCAGTCCTATTACTTGATCACGAGGATTATCCTGTTGATTTAATTATTTGCTTAGCAGCGATTGACAACGAGGCCCATTTGAAAGCTTTAGCTCACCTAACAAAACTGTTAGGGAATGAATCTACTTTACAAGCTATTAAGAATACCGGTTCTGCACAGCAGATTATGAACATTATTAAAGAAGGAGAGGATTTGTCATGA
- a CDS encoding PTS sugar transporter subunit IIB: MKILAVCGSGLGTSFMVEMNIKQVLEELGVAGVEVSHSDLSSATSEDADVYFLAKDIAESGKHLGEIIVLENIIDMDELREKVKKLGEDKNLI; this comes from the coding sequence ATGAAAATTTTAGCCGTTTGTGGATCAGGGTTAGGTACGAGTTTTATGGTGGAGATGAACATTAAACAAGTTCTGGAGGAGTTAGGGGTGGCAGGGGTTGAAGTCTCTCATTCTGATTTAAGCTCAGCTACTTCTGAAGATGCGGATGTGTATTTCTTAGCGAAAGATATAGCTGAGAGTGGCAAACATCTTGGGGAGATTATCGTACTTGAGAATATTATTGACATGGATGAATTAAGAGAGAAAGTTAAGAAACTAGGTGAAGATAAAAACCTCATTTGA
- a CDS encoding PTS ascorbate transporter subunit IIC, with product MNNFLNTLVDILSQPAILVALIALIGLVAQRKNISDTMKGTTKTFVGFLVIAAGAGILETSLVPFGSMFQAAFNVSGVVPNNEAIVALALNEYGSNTALIMFFGMIVNILIARFTRFKYIFLTGHHTLYMACMLAVIMAVAGFNTVPLIAAGSVALGIIMTLSPAILQPFMRKLTGNNNVALGHFSAVGYALSGLVGQAVKGKNPTSTEKIDFPKGLGFLRDSTVSIAVTMIVMYVIVALAAGPVYIESELSGGTNFLVFSFIQAGTFAAGVFIILAGVRLVLAEIVPAFKGISTKLVPNAKPALDVPIVFTYAPNAVLIGFFSSFIGGLFSMVMMAFVGSTIILPGVVPHFFTGAAAGVFANATGGLRGAVAGAFVNGIIISFLPIFLLPVLGELGFANTTFSDTDFGVGGIFFGSLANYGGTIAIVISLVVILVLMAIPFKKEKRV from the coding sequence ATGAACAATTTTCTGAATACGTTAGTAGACATTTTGAGTCAACCAGCCATCTTAGTCGCTCTAATTGCGTTAATTGGTTTAGTGGCACAAAGGAAAAACATATCTGACACAATGAAGGGAACGACAAAGACGTTTGTTGGATTTTTGGTCATTGCTGCTGGAGCAGGTATTTTAGAGACCTCTTTGGTGCCCTTTGGTTCTATGTTCCAAGCGGCGTTTAACGTGTCTGGCGTCGTGCCAAATAACGAAGCAATTGTCGCTCTGGCGTTAAATGAATATGGTTCTAATACAGCGTTAATTATGTTTTTTGGCATGATTGTGAATATCTTAATTGCACGGTTTACTAGATTTAAGTATATCTTTTTAACGGGGCATCATACGTTGTATATGGCGTGTATGCTAGCGGTTATTATGGCTGTTGCTGGTTTTAATACGGTGCCATTAATTGCAGCAGGTTCAGTTGCCTTAGGCATCATCATGACATTGTCTCCTGCGATTTTGCAACCATTCATGAGGAAACTTACAGGGAATAACAATGTGGCATTGGGTCATTTTAGTGCTGTTGGTTATGCATTAAGTGGATTAGTCGGACAAGCTGTCAAAGGCAAAAACCCAACATCTACAGAAAAAATCGATTTTCCAAAAGGACTAGGTTTTTTAAGAGACAGCACAGTGAGTATAGCTGTGACTATGATAGTGATGTACGTCATAGTAGCTTTAGCTGCAGGACCTGTTTATATTGAATCTGAACTTAGTGGCGGTACAAACTTCCTTGTTTTTTCGTTCATACAGGCCGGTACTTTTGCGGCGGGAGTATTTATTATCTTAGCTGGAGTTCGTTTAGTTCTTGCAGAAATTGTACCAGCTTTTAAAGGGATATCGACAAAATTGGTGCCGAATGCTAAACCTGCCTTAGATGTTCCAATCGTTTTTACTTATGCGCCAAATGCAGTATTAATTGGTTTCTTTTCAAGTTTCATAGGTGGCTTGTTCAGTATGGTGATGATGGCATTTGTAGGAAGTACCATTATTCTTCCTGGGGTTGTGCCTCATTTCTTTACAGGGGCTGCTGCAGGGGTCTTCGCTAATGCGACAGGTGGATTAAGAGGGGCTGTTGCTGGGGCATTCGTAAACGGAATTATTATATCATTTCTTCCTATCTTTCTCCTACCAGTATTAGGAGAACTGGGTTTTGCAAATACGACTTTTTCTGATACGGACTTTGGAGTTGGCGGCATATTTTTCGGTTCACTCGCCAATTATGGTGGGACGATCGCTATTGTGATTAGTCTTGTGGTTATTCTAGTCCTCATGGCAATCCCGTTCAAAAAGGAAAAAAGAGTATAA